One Nicotiana tomentosiformis chromosome 4, ASM39032v3, whole genome shotgun sequence genomic window carries:
- the LOC104091066 gene encoding NEDD8-conjugating enzyme Ubc12 → MIKLFKVKEKQREQAENANGKPPVKKQSAGELRLHKDISELNLPKTCSISFPNGKDDLMNFEVTIRPDEGYYMGGTFTFSFSISPMYPHEAPKVKCKTKVYHPNIDLEGNVCLNILREDWKPVLNINTIIYGLYHLFTEPNHEDPLNHDAAAVLRDNPKLFESNVRRAMHGGYVGQTFFPRCM, encoded by the exons atgattaagttgtttaaagtAAAAGAAAAGCAGAGAGAACAAGCTGAGAATGCAAATGGAAAGCCACCAGTCAAGAAGCAAAGTGCAGGAGAGTTGCGTCTTCACAAAG ATATAAGTGAGCTAAATCTACCCAAAACATGTAGCATATCATTTCCCAATGGAAAAGACGACCTCATGAACTTTGAAGTCACCATTCGGCCTGATGAAGGATATTATAT GGGTGGCACATTTACCTTCTCTTTCAGTATTTCTCCAATGTATCCTCATGAAGCCCCAAAGGTTAAGTGCAAGACAAAG gttTACCACCCTAATATTGACTTAGAAGGAAATGTGTGTCTCAACATTCTTCGAGAAGACTGGAAACCTGTGCTGAACATTAACACCATTATCTATGGCTTATATCATCTGTTCACG GAGCCGAATCACGAGGATCCCCTCAATCATGATGCAGCTGCTGTATTAAGAGACAACCCAAAGTTGTTCGAGTCCAACGTTAGAAGGGCAATGCATGGAGGCTATGTTGGGCAAACGTTCTTTCCTCGCTGCATGTAA
- the LOC104091068 gene encoding geranylgeranyl pyrophosphate synthase, chloroplastic-like, with translation MRSMNLVDSWAAQVCSVFNQTIPNKTFTGFMKIPVKNPSFLKQKRPFSALSVSAIATKEDEKVKEVETQKEQFNFKTYVAEKAISVNKALDEAVIVKDPPVIHEAMRYSLLAGGKRVRPMLCLAACELVGGDQSNAMPAACAVEMIHTMSLIHDDLPCMDNDDLRRGKPTNHKVYGEDVAVLAGDSLLAFAFEYIATATAGVSPSRILAAIGELAKSIGTEGLVAGQVADIACTGNPNVGLDTLEFIHIHKTAALLEASVVLGAILGGGTDEEVEKLRIFARCIGLLFQVVDDILDVTKSSEELGKTAGKDLAVDKTTYPKLLGLEKAKEFAAELNRDAKQQLVEFDPHKAAPLIALADYIAYREN, from the coding sequence ATGAGATCTATGAATCTTGTCGATTCATGGGCTGCTCAAGTCTGTTCAGTTTTCAATCAAACCATACCCAATAAAACCTTCACTGGATTCATGAAGATTCCTGTGAAAAACCCAAGTTTTTTGAAACAGAAAAGACCATTTTCTGCTCTAAGTGTGTCAGCTATTGCTAccaaagaagatgagaaagttaAGGAAGTTGAAACACAAAAGGAGCAATTCAATTTCAAAACTTACGTAGCTGAAAAGGCTATTTCTGTAAATAAAGCTTTAGATGAGGCTGTTATAGTAAAAGACCCACCTGTGATCCACGAAGCAATGCGCTATTCACTTCTCGCCGGCGGCAAAAGAGTCCGACCGATGCTCTGCCTCGCCGCCTGCGAGCTCGTCGGCGGCGACCAATCCAACGCCATGCCGGCTGCTTGCGCCGTCGAGATGATCCACACTATGTCCCTCATTCACGACGATTTACCTTGTATGGATAACGACGATCTCCGCCGTGGAAAGCCGACGAACCACAAAGTCTACGGCGAGGACGTGGCGGTCCTCGCCGGAGACTCGCTCCTCGCTTTCGCCTTCGAGTACATCGCCACCGCTACCGCCGGAGTTTCACCGTCGAGGATCCTCGCCGCCATCGGCGAACTGGCGAAATCCATCGGAACTGAAGGGTTAGTAGCTGGACAAGTAGCGGATATAGCTTGTACTGGTAACCCTAATGTTGGACTCGACACACTCGAATTCATTCACATACACAAAACGGCGGCGCTTCTAGAAGCTTCCGTAGTTCTCGGAGCAATCCTCGGCGGCGGAACAGATGAAGAAGTGGAGAAATTGAGGATATTCGCGAGATGTATTGGATTATTGTTTCAAGTAGTAGATGATATACTCGATGTTACAAAGTCGTCGGAGGAGCTCGGAAAAACCGCCGGAAAAGATTTGGCAGTAGATAAAACGACGTATCCAAAACTGCTGGGATTGGAAAAGGCTAAGGAATTTGCGGCGGAGCTCAACCGAGATGCTAAACAACAGCTGGTGGAATTTGATCCACACAAAGCTGCTCCCTTGATTGCTTTGGCGGATTACATTGCTTATCGTGAAAATTAG
- the LOC104091065 gene encoding protein BRASSINAZOLE-RESISTANT 1 — MMWEGGGSPATSSAGGGGGGAAVGSSSSGRRKPSWRERENNRRRERRRRAIAAKIYAGLRAQGNYNLPKHCDNNEVLKALCAEAGWIVEPDGTTYRKGCSRPAPMEIGGTSANITPSSSRHPSPPSSYFASPIPSYQPSPTSSSFPSPSRGDANMSSHPFAFLHNSIPSSLPPLRISNSAPVTPPLSSPTRLPKQTFNLETLARESMSALNIPFFAASAPTSPTRGQRFTPATIPECDESDSSTIDSGQWMSFQKYATNGVPTSPTFNLIKPAAQRIPSNDMIIDKGKSIEFDFENVSVRAAWEGEKIHEVGLDDLELTLGSGSGRM, encoded by the exons ATGATGTGGGAAGGTGGAGGGTCGCCGGCGACATCTTCTGCCGGTGGCGGAGGCGGTGGAGCTGCCGTGGGAAGTAGTAGTAGTGGGAGGAGGAAGCCATCTTGGAGAGAAAGAGAGAATAATAGGAGGAGAGAGAGGAGGAGAAGAGCAATAGCAGCTAAAATATATGCAGGATTAAGAGCACAGGGGAATTATAATTTGCCTAAACACTGTGATAATAATGAAGTTCTTAAAGCTCTTTGTGCTGAAGCTGGTTGGATCGTTGAACCTGATGGCACTACTTATCGCAAg GGATGCAGCAGGCCAGCTCCAATGGAGATTGGAGGCACTTCAGCCAACATTACGCCAAGTTCTTCACGACATCCAAGTCCTCCGTCTTCATACTTTGCTAGCCCAATTCCATCTTATCAACCCAGTCCAACGTCCTCGTCTTTCCCAAGTCCATCTCGTGGCGATGCTAACATGTCATCACACCCTTTCGCATTTCTCCATAATTCCATTCCTTCGTCACTACCTCCATTACGAATATCAAACAGCGCCCCTGTAACACCACCTCTTTCATCACCTACTAGACTCCCTAAGCAGACGTTCAATTTGGAGACTTTGGCCAGAGAATCAATGTCTGCTTTAAATATCCCTTTCTTTGCTGCTTCAGCCCCGACAAGCCCGACTCGGGGTCAGCGATTCACTCCTGCCACTATACCAGAATGCGATGAATCTGATTCGTCCACTATTGATTCTGGCCAGTGGATGAGCTTTCAAAAGTATGCAACCAACGGTGTCCCTACTTCTCCGACTTTTAATCTTATTAAACCTGCAGCTCAGAGAATTCCTTCTAATGATATGATCATCGATAAGGGTAAGAGCATAGAGTTTGACTTTGAGAATGTATCAGTGAGGGCGGCATGGGAAGGAGAAAAGATTCATGAGGTTGGTTTAGATGATCTGGAGCTCACTCTCGGAAGTGGGAGCGGTCGCATGTGA